The sequence GGGGAGTTTTGTGGGGATGCCCAGCCAGGACCTTACAGCTTCAGTTTATCTGTCTCCAGAGAAGGCACCAGAGAGATAGGCACAGCTGACTACAGCCAAAGGACCTCTCCACACCTGCCCTCCTGCAACATGGAAAGCTCCAGTTGCCCAATCCACAGGACACTGCAAGAACCTGAATGTCTGCTGATTTCATGGACCTCAGCTTTTTTGCTGAATCacaacagactgaaaaaaaaccaacaaagactgacaaaaatactttttgttatCATTTGCATGTTCTAATGCACAGAACCACATTCCAGGAACCATAATGCACGGATACATTTCCGGATAGGAAATGCAACCGCCCTGCAGATCCACCAATAGACAGGGCTGCCTCAGCAACATTTTCTAACCCTGCTTCTCTGgatgcttgttttgttttacctGCTCAGTGGGTCCTGGAGAGACCCTACAAGGCTGGGCTAATGATTGCTCCCACCAGGCATAGGAACATCCTGGAAGCAGGGTAGTTGAGCATTCCCAGCCCACCTGGGCAGCTGGGAAGCAGAAGCTGCCTGGTGCATTGGCATCCAGCACATGCCCACAGGATGAAGGACAGGCTGCTGGGACACCCTTAGGAAAGGGTGGGACGTGCAGCTGTGGAGAAGCCCTTTGGCAACTGGGAGAAGAGGGGCTGTCTTGTCCACATTGCAGACAGCTCCAAAGTGCTCTTGCTGGCAATCAGCTTCCTGTTGTCTGAGCAGGcatgggagcagggaatggggagcagggaagagagcTTGGGGCTCCCTCttgctgcaggtgcagccagCACTTTCTCTGCTGGCCTGTGGCTCTGCCAGCCTTGCCCACTCACCCACCCCATCACCTGTAAGCACGGGAGCAGGTCTCGTGTGCCAGCAAACACCCGTGAGATGCTGCTTTGACATGATTTCTCAGACTTTCACTGACCCCATGGCAGGACTGGCGGGGAGAACTACTTTTAAGTGGCAGGTCTGACACTTAATGGGGGTGCTGAAGGTGGTGGGGCTCTCCCATCCTCTGGGACTCTCATGgacaagtgctgctgctgctgggcccaGAGAGCTGTCAGTTTGCTGCGTGCTTTAAACACCTTTCTGCTGGAATCCCagcaagatttttattttcctgtaggACACTTTCGTGCCGCCTCAGCCCCAGCTTCCCCAGCCGGGGCTGGCTGtgtgcccctgtcccaggtgcgcGGACCAGCACCTGCAccaggctcaggctgctctCCTCCAGCGCAGGGCAGCCGAACACCTCGGGGTGTCTCAGGGCAGATGCCACAGTGGTGCCCCCTCCTTCCTCCGGCAGCCCCTCCCGGTGTCCTGCCGCGCCTCGGGCAGCCCCACGGCACCCACAGCGCAGCAGGCCGTCCCGGGCAGCGATCACGGGCGGTCACAGCCGCACGGGTGGGAGGCGATGGGGCGCGGCTGTTAATGTGTAACTGGCACCGCCACCTTTCACCAGCCCGGgagcggcggggccgggggggggggggggggggggggggggggggggggggggggggggggggggggggggggggggggggggggggggggggggggggggggggggggggggggggggggggggggggggggggggggggggggggggggggggggggggggggggggggggggggggggggggggggggggggggggggggggggggggggggggggggggggggggggggggggggggggggggggggggggggggggggggggggggggggggggggggggggggggggggggggggggggggggggggggggggggggggggggggggggggggggggggggggggggggggggggcggcggggccgggcgggaGCCAGGCCGGGTCCCGGGCGCTGCTGGCTGAGGGCCGGCTCTGGGGACTCGGTGCGGCCTGAGCCGTGCGGCCGCGGCCACACCTCGCCCGGCGCGGCCGGCTCTGCCGGTTCCCAGCTTTCCCCGAGACTTGTTTTTCTGGCCGGAAGTTTCCTGGAGCCAAATGGCTCCtacctgcctgctctgctgggtcTGCAGCCTGCTCTGCGTCTGGCCGGTGGTGATGGGACACCCCTGCAGCCTTGACCACCAGGTAGGGGGCCGTGAGGGCTGCGGtgcgggcagggctggggtgggcagggccCCCGCTCCtgtcctgccagcacagctggggtgccagggcagcagggcctgcaggcagcccctgctctgcatTGCTCGGGAGAAGATGAGCAATGAAAACCCATGGGAGTTAACTGGGAGATGTGCTGTGCCGCTGGCCACCAGCCACAGGGGTGGTTTGCCCATGCCCAAAGCCTGgctgtcctgctcccagccttggGCTGAACATGTCATGTTGTCCAGCCTGTTCACCAGAGCACATCCTGGCAAAGCATTGTCTAGTCCATTTCTGACTGTGGGGGTCTCTTGGTTGCCGGTGTAACACAGCTGCCAATAAGGAGTGCATGGCATGCAGCCATAAGACACATCCCTGAGGAGGTCCCAACCCCTCACTCCCTTCCCCAGTGCATTGTGATGCAGTGACTGGAGCCAGGGTGATGGCAAGCATGAGGCCAGGATCCCTGAGCACTGGCAAGGAGCAAGAAACACAACTAACCCTCTGGGAcaagcactgcagccagcagttTGGCTGatcaggcaggagctgagagaATGAAGGAAAGTGGCTGTCATGGGCCTCTGACCTTTCCACTCAGCTCTCAGTTATTCCACCCAAAGGTTTGCACTGTTTTCCAAAGCCTCTCTGAGCCCAGCTGTGTTTGAGCTGAAAACAGGACCTATATGGCCCAGTTATAACCCAGTCCTCAGCACCCCAGGTTTTTAAGGGCATATCTGTTCCTCTACCAAGTAGGAACAGCAGGGCCTGATAGGAGGTTTAGGTGGACAAGAGGATGAAAGGAGAGgtgaaagaaatggaaagccCAAAAACAGAAACCCAGGACTATGGCCACAGCAAACTTAAATCTCTGCTTACAAGGTCTAAACACAGCACTTAGCAGGAGCTTGTGCCTGCCCAACCAAACTTAAATTGCTGACCTGCTCTCTGGTAGCTTCAGTTTGGACATTTGACCCCTCCCATTAAAGAGCAGCTCATATGGGGGACTGCTCCCCAAAACTGAGTTGAGGCACCCTGTTTACTcgtagaaaaaaaaaaaaatccatccatgCGGGTTTACTGATCCTTCCATCCTGTTCTGCTGATCTTATGGGACAGTGAATGGCCCTCGGTCTGTTTTGCTTCCTGATACTGACATGGCCAGCCTGCAGTAAGCCACAGCTACTCACCGTGTATGCTCAGGAATGTGGCATAGATTGGTGCActgtcctgcacagccccagggagctgctcctggcacggGTGACTGGTACAGGTGCCTAtagctctgcagcctggccagcTTCCTGCCTGCCCTTGCGACAGGCAAGGCCTGCCTGCTTCCCTGTTCCAGCTGGGAGGATGCCCCAGTGTCACACAAGAACTCCCCGAGGGCTGGAGGTGGGGAtccaggggaggaaaaggaaggccCTCTGCAAACTGACCCTGTATGACAACTGCCCTGTACGGAAGGGCAGGGGGGTGACAACCTGCTGCCTTTACACTCATCCATTTGGgttttcccccagctctgcatgcTTCTCTTTTACTGTTTCAGTCAGCTGCTCTCAGTTCTGGCCTGTCCTGCTCATCTTTCTCCATTTATCCAGGTCCACTCCAATCTGGCAGCTCATGTGTTTTTCAAACGTGTGtgtgtttttgctttttaaaactctgCAAGGGTGAATAAGACATTTGAACCCTTGGGGGGTCTCTCTCATGACTCCCCTTCGTGGATAGTCCATCTCAGACAGTAGCTCTTTTCCCAGGGATGGGCCGACTGCAGTGGGAAGAGCCTTCAGCATGCTCCAAGTTCCCTTCCAAGAAACATCACCAGTTTGGACCTCTCCTTCAACTCCTTGGTCATGCCCCATCACAGGACTCTCTTGAagcatttcccttccctgcattCTCTCAACCTCTCCAGCAATGCCAAGCTCACACTGAGCCCAGCAATCTTCTCCAACCTCGTGATGCTGCGTCTGCTGGACCTGAGCAGCTGCGGCATCACCTACATCCACATGGACACTTTCAAAGGCCTGGGAAACTTGCACACACTGCTCCTAAGAAACAACAGCTTGCAAGAGCTTGATGTCCCTTTCCTTTTGCCACTGAAGGCTCTTTTCCACCTGGACCTGCGGCACAACGCGCTGGTCTCTGTGGACACCTGGAGCCTGCAGCTGATGGAGTCAGTCCCGCGGGTCCGTCTGGAAGGGAACCCCTGGGTGTGCGACTGCCACGCGCACcctctgcagcagtggctgcagcgCAGGCGAGGTGAGCAGAGGGGGTGGGTGCCAGGGGATGTGTTGGGCAGGCGGGACCCCGAGTGCAGGAGTCTTGCTTGATCCATTTGCTCTGATCCCTGGGCAAGGTCTGAGATGGCTCTACCTAGATGTCCTACCCTGTTGAGGGACAGCCAACCAAAAGGTGATGTGTCTGTTCCTTGCTTGCAGTTATGCAGGATACCAAGGATTTCTAAGAATGTCAGCAGGATAATTTGGCCACTCTTCTGGGAAATGGGTTGCGTGTACATTTGGGCCTCTAAATCCTTCTGTATGTGTCCTTGTGGAGTGACCACGTTTTTAATGTTGGGGGCTTGGCAGCTCCCTCTCTGGAGCCAGGTCAGGCTCCAACCATCTGAGCTCAGCTCCAAGTAAGAGCAGTGGGGTTTCTGTGGGTATCCATGAATTTGTCTGTATCCAGTTTAAAGAAGCTGCTAATCAGAGTGACACATAGTTCCTTTGTCAGGGGATTTTCCCTTTGGTTGTTCCCTACAATATGCTGAGGGTCAGCAGGTTTAtaaggcagagccaggagcactTTGCAACGCATCCCGTCAACCCAGGAGCAAGCAGGAATCATCTTCTCTATACTGGAGAGGGGATGGGCACAGATCCCCATCCCACCATAGCCCATTTgtctcccagctgtgcaggtgaCCTGCGTGTCGCCCCCGGGGCTGAGGGGCCAGGAGATTGCAGCTCTGGATTCTCAGGACCTGGGTTGCCAGATTAAGCAGCGGTTTGCTCGTGAGCTCAACACAACACAGCAGATCACAGTGACTGAGAACAACAGTAAGTTGTGCAGATTCAGAGGTGTCCATAAGGTCTAGCACCTTCCTGTCCTCTGTCACACtggatggagctgcaggtggtgaccccctgctctgccccacagtCCCAGAGGTACGGGCTGCTGGGCCATGCTGGTGCAGTGGCTTGATGGGAGGGTGGCCAACACCTGGAGGTGTTTGCTTGCTTTGTGACAGGAAAGCTAACAGGTGCCACCTGTTAGAGCACAGACTCCACAGTGATGGGCAGCAGTACCAGACAGCTGTCAGGCACTTTTGCCCCCAGTGCTCACACCCCCTTGGTAGCGGGTCTTGGTGAAGAGCATCTGTATTGCTTCTAATGAAAGTGATCTGGTGCTGGCTTcacactgcagggctggagaatGGGGAGCACTGGGTTTGCCACAGGCTGACCATGTGCCtttcctgtgccacagccactGCACTTCCTGCTgtgaagggaggaaggagctggcCATACCTGGTGGGATTCATTGTGACAGCAATTGGCATCTCCATCCTGATCGCACTGGCTGCCAAGTGCAAGCTTGCCCACAAGAACTTTGCCAGCTACCGCCACCGGCCGCTGCCTGAAATCAGCTCCATCGGAGGCAGCCCCATGGAGGAtaccagcagctgggacaggggctccATACCTGATGCTGCTGACCTGCAAGCTGAGGATGATGATGGCTTCATCGAGGACAACTACATTCAGCCCAGTGAGCAGCTGCCAACTAAAGAGGAGCGGGAGTTGCATCGCTCTGTCTGAGCTTACAGCTTACaactcagctgcagctgctgtggcctcTTGCTGTCTCCCTGGCTCCACCCCTTTCCCACCTGCCCTTGTCTTTGGGCCATACATGTttaaagcaggaggaaaggagcagagaggaggggagaCAGGGATGGGCTAGGAATGGTGATGGAGGCTGAAGGTAGCCAATCCCAGAGTGTCCCAGCATGACACCAGTAGGCTGCACTGTCACAGGGACACcaaaccagctgctgctttcccagccttACCTGGATGCTGAGGATGAAGGAGGTGGTGCCTATCGTGCCCAGGAAGCTGGGTGCAGTGGGAAGAGgagcctgccctggtgctgccgCAGGGTCTTGGGCACTGGCCCCACTGCCCGTGGCgccagacccagccctgctctgtccctcaaTGTGTTGTCACTCTGAGGTGTGATTAAAGCATGATTtagccctgcctctgcctgcactgGTTTGTTGGGACTCTCCCAGTGGCATGAGagacccccagccccacagctggggTGCAGCTTTTTTTGCATGTGCTTTCAAGGGCCATAAATACATTCCTCTAACTGTGGCAGTGAGAGACCACATCTGTGGCACAATGAGTGCTCTTGTCCAAACAAATATTTCACCCTCTGtagtgcaggcagccctggtgCATCATCACAGGGTTTCTGTGCATGtctctcctgccacagcccttctttattttctctctttcctttccaggAAGATAAGCTAAAAGACACTTTTCCcctgtcagctctgcagagctgagcaaatTCATCAGTGCTGCCAGTTGCAGTGCGAGTAACGTGTGCTGGGGCGAGACGACCCTCTCCCCCAGCACCCATTACAGAGTTCCACGTGTCTGTGTAACTGTGGAATTGTATGAATGTGATAATTTTTACATTCTTGTCATCTTTGTGGTACGATGAACAGCACATGAGACACAGGTAACTGCAAGTTATTTCTGCTGGAGTCGCTTTTGCCTTCATGGGTTACGCTGGAGTTaaaagcagggagcagctgtggcattCACCTTTGGTAAGTGATTCATAAGGCTGGTAGCAACTGGTTGGGAAGAtttcccagggcacagcccagtCATTACCATCCCTGATAGCTCAGGAGTCTCTTCGTCATGCTCCAGAGCATGAGGTATCAAGACAGGACAGCATTTCTCAAAGCTCTGCCACACAGCTAATTCCCCCACTTCCTTCAAATCTCCATTTCACTGCTAACTGCGTTTCTATTTCTCCACTCATTACAGCGtataaaaaacataaataatataCCTCAAAGAATGTCAACCAAAGGGGACAAATGGGTCAGGCATTGGATGGGTCATACAGGCCAGAGAGCAAATGTGCTGCTTGAAGCCATGAGCAGGGGGAAAACCTGCTGGCTTCTTTCAGTGGTCAGCCTGCTTTTGCTCTTAAATGCCATATTTCTAAAGTGAGCTTTACTTTTTCAGTTACTGTCTTATTGTTTGCCTTCTGGGCTCATCAGCTACCCATGAAAATACACTATATATTGGAATTTTTGGAAATTTCTAGTATCTGTTGGGTAAGAGATTCAAATCTGAGGGCTGGGCAAAAGCATTTCAGTTATCTTTTGGAGGgtatttttttggcttttcatCATGCCTTTCAATCACATGAATTCATGCTAGATGCagtcttttctttttagtcTCAGTGATGTCTTATAAAAAGTTAAGAATACAAGTGCCCAGGGTTATTTGTGCAGGATCTCACTCACCAGTCCCTCAGCACTTAGTGGCTAGATGGCTTGTCTACTTTGACCCTGCTAATAgacctatttattttttatacaaGCAGACATGGCaggttttcttgtgtttttgcatgtgtgtgtgtgcatttttctgtcccctccctcaggcagctgcagtgcaagTGGGCAGAAACCTGACAACTCATGTCTGGGGGGGAAATATATCTGGCATGCAGAGCTGGGAGTACAAGGAGTCAGAGCATGAAAAGGAGGATCCTTTTCCAGGGGTCCACCCAGGAAGCTGCTGTGAGGCCTGGCTGAGGCTGGcggagagcaggagcaggtaTGCAGGCAGACTGGTTCCAGGCTCGtgtcaggcagcagctgctgcctcgaggctcagctctgccacaggGTGAAACAGCTTCTCTGTAAACAAACTAGCCAGCGCTGACATACTCAGGAGGCTTTGTGTGCCCCATGTGAGCATCTTTCAGGGGCATGGCCAGGTCTCAGGTTCACAGAGCAGTGGTAAGGGGATCTGGATATGTCTGAGTTCTTAAGCAGAGAGAGATTAATATGCATCTGGAGGGGAGAATTGTGTATCGGGAAAGAAGTACATGCATTTTTGGGGCTGTGGTGGCATTGCCACTCGAGCTGGTGATCCAAAACCACAGCCACATGAGGACCTCTGGACTGTTGTGATTACTACCCTGGGCTGAGGCCAGCCCTGAAAAGCCCTTacacctcctgctctgcaaagaAGCCTGCATTCAAGTATCAACCTTCAACACAATGAACTTCTATAACACTTTATTATGTATTTATCCACATACAACACAGGAACCAGGAAACAAACCAgcacctgtgctgcagagcagagtcagTGATTGGGCAGCGATCCCTCTGGGCAGCTGGACACCCAACCACCAtcttcaggcacagcctgttCTCAGCCATTATCTCCTTGAGTTGCTGTCATGGCCCACAGTCAATCACCCTTTTCTGGCAGAATTTAGAGGTGCTTGGGGCACATTTTGAAGGGGCTGTGGAGGGGACAGGATTCACTTGGAcatgcaggcagcacagagctgcgAGCTGGGCAGAGTCATGCCTCTCCACAGAAATGCCCAGATGTGCAAACCAGCttgtgtgcaggcagctgtggcctGTCAGCACGTGCAGGCTGGTGGAGCTGGCAGTGACTGCTGGACCactggtgctggcagagggggTGCAGCCTGGCACATGCACTGGCACagatgtgcagagcagcagcaatgtgATGGTGCCAAACCATTCAGCTCTggcctgtcccctccctgtgtaGGCATAGGGGTCCCTGGTGGACCTGGGCCCAAACAGCCCAGAGGGGAAGAACAACTCAGCTTTGAAGAGATTTAGCACAGGAGGATCTGAACTCACCACCATCTTCTGAGCTCTTGGGCAGATTAAGGGAGGCGAtgcagagagaagaggaaacatCAGTTTAATAAATATCTACAGATGATATGAAAGTGGCAGAGGAAAATGTAGACATAGCAGAGATACAGAGAGAAAAGCCCAAACGATGTACTTGTACACTGGGGAAAACAATCCAAGGTTTCAGGCAAAGGAAAGTCAGCAGGAGCCGGGCAAGAGTAGGTGAATACAGAAGTGGTCTCATGAGATCCCACTGCATTGGGGATGGTTGGTCTGGAGCTGTGAAGGGGCAAAGCCCTCACTGACCAGCTAATGGtgagctctggcactgcctcCAGGTGTAACACGGACAGTGATTAGTGCCATTACCAATAGAATCAGCTACCATGCTCTTCCACATGAATTTGCTACCAGGCACCAAAATCAATAGCTCAATCTTGTTCCACTGCAAAGGAAACCTGGCAAATAATGAGCAAAACCAACATCTAGGGCAGAGCAACTCAGgtgaaggaaaaatgggaacaGATAATAAGatgaagaatcacagaacagtctgagctggaaggggcccagaaggatcatcgagtccagctctTAAGGGAATGGCCCACATGGGATTCAAACCTGTGACCTTGGTGTTATTAGTTCCATGCTCTGACCAACTGGCTAAGAGGAAGAGAAGGTCATGCAGGAGCATCTTCAGCAGGAGCTTGGGATCTAGGTCTATGGAAAGGGCAATGAAAGGGTTAGTGGGTCTATGAGGGAAATGAGGATTTTGACAGGTAAATTAGACTTAAGTCACAGGAAAAGTTCCTGGGATGAATTGTTAGTCTGCCTCTGTGAGAGACACCTTGGTAATAAGACACTTTGTAGAGATAGATAAAACACCAAGAAAAGCTCCAGGTAAGGCCCAAGTGACAGCAGAAGAACTTTTCTGCCCTGCAGTACCCGCAGCACTTGGGAAACAGAAACAGCATGGAAACAAGCAGAGACTGGGatgagctgcagggctcctggcagcagaggtgCCTCTGCCTGGGCAACTCCTGTGGGAGGGCACGGAACTCTCCCCTCACACAGCTTCTGCAGAGAGGAACCCCAGCCCCAGGATTCAGGCATCTCATCACCATCCCCCAGCAACTGCACCTTGCTGTTTGTGGATCATGTAGCTGGAGCACCCTGGCATGAGAACAGAGCCCCAACCCTCAGTCCAGCACACATAACCCACCAGGGCTTTGACACCAACACCCCTTGATCACCCCTTTGATAAACCACAGGTGATGGTGGGCTGCAGAAATGTAACATTGGAACAGATCCTGGCATTGCAAACGCAAACAGCATTTCATGTGAggtccagctgtgctgtggctctggcacacacagccctaTGCAAATCCCACACTCACTCCCACAGACACCAGTGGTTTCTTGGGAGTAGCTCCTGCAGCCATACCTCCCACCAGGTTCCCTCGTGCCTGCTGACATGCAAAGTATCTCCTGCCATTCACCAGCTGCTAGAGGCTCTACTTCACTCAGGAGCTGGaggctctgcacagagctcaggTTGGTTTTATACCACTCACAATGACAGCCTCTCCTGCAAGGAGAGCATAAGACACAGTtccaggaactgcaggaacCAAGCAAGTACTGGGGTCCCCAGGGGTACAGGACAGGCTCACCTTCACTCTGTAACATGGGtcacagccaggcaggcagcagctgccacaggaggCTTTGTGGAGATAAAATGCCAGCCTGTCCAGGCACCCCAAGTCTTtgctgtgccaccagcctgggGCAAAGCAAATGCCAGTCATCTCCAACAGAAACAAGGCACACTGCAGCTCTCCTTCCTTGGGGAAGGCCATCGCTGACAGGCTGTATCCGCCACGGCTCACGCAGAGGTGTCCTGGGTCAGATCAGGTTGGCCATGCTGGAGGTGGGAGGAAGCCGCCTGTTGCCAGCGAGGCGGCCGGAGATGGTGAAGACGTGGATCTCGCCGGTCTCCAGGCTCCGAGGAGCTGCCCGGCGGCAGGAGGTGCACAGCAGGtacagcagcaggcagaggaggatggCGCTGCCAGCAGTCAGGAGGATGACCCCGCTGGTGAACATGCTGGCCAGCGGCCGCGCGGGGCTGAGCTGCATGGTGGTGGTGGAGAGGATGGTGAGCACCACCCCgcacaccagcagcaccagggcactcagcagcagcaccaggcagtcCGAGAAGCCTCCGCTCTTCAGGAGCTCGATCTGATCCCGGCTGCGGATGCAATTCATGTCCTGGATTGCcgagctcagcagctgcttcagcagcacGAGCAGGGCCAGGAGGCAGAGTGTGGTGCCCACGGCGAGCCGCCACTCTCCGGACCGGCTGCTAGTGCTGTACAGCAGGATGATGCCCCCAATCCCGCAGGCCAGGATCAGCACCACGGCCATCCCATAGCACAGGATGGACTTTTTGGGGTCCTGGAACCACCAGAGCTCCACGTGCTCTTCCAAGATATTCCTCTGGATGTGGTCCGCATCCGCAGGGGTGCgggggctgctcagctctgccagctctggcaTGGTGGGCAGCTGGGTGAGGAGGGCACAAAGGTGGCACAGATGAATTTGCACCCTTACAGCAAATGGAGGGTcaatgcagcagcagtggtgaaggcagctgcatttctccagcAGTCATGTCTTGGTGTCATTCTTTGGATCCTGATGGAATTTCCTTTTGCAGTGGTGCCATCTGGAGAGTTATGGTCCGTGTGCTGGGGTTGAGCCCACCACCAAGGCAGGGCTGTGAAACATGATGgagcattcccagagcagcaccataGGGGAACAGCCAGGGctgtctccttccttttttgTGTCTTTCATCTGCAAAAGTCAAGAAGAGAAGATATCATTAAACAGAGGCCCTGCTCCCCCGTACCAAATTATCCTGGGCTGAACCCTGGGCCTTGGTTGCTCAAGGCTGGCCTGCAGACCTTATTGTGCTTCCCTCACAGAAGCCCCGTGTGCTGGAGAACAGATCAGCCGCATGTCTTCCTGGGTCACCTCCATGCGCTGTGAGGGAACCTCGGCGTGTGCCctgctcagaggctgctggcacaTTGCTGCCCGAAGgactctgcctgcagctggagctggcagcagggcagggacggAGCAGAGGCAGGTCCCTCCTGGGATAAAGCCCCATTCACAGCTCCGGCTTCACATGCTCTCTCATCAGCATCAGCCTCTTGTCACCAactggctctgctgcccagaaTGGGAGGTGGGGGTCAGGACTAGTGCTTAACCCTTCCATTCCAGTGGCTAGAAGAGTGAGAGCTCCCACAGTTGCATGTtctcagccctgtccccatcccttcACTGCCAGCAATTTCCCCTCAGAAGTTCCCTACAGAAATATGGTAGTTACACCTCCAGTGATCTCAGCATTTCGCTGGAAAGAGCCCTTAGCTGTGGCCTGTCACCCTGAGATTTTGCTGTCCTTGCTGTTGGTCTGTGAAGCACTTTGCCactggaggggagcagaggaagggcagTACTGGCTCGGAGGTGCTGTGCTTAGCTGGGctcccctgggcacagcaccttGTCTCAGCCCACCATGCATGGTTGCCAGGCTTATGTCCCCGCTATCCTGGCCCTCCTCAATACTTCTTTGGTACAGCTTTAGACCAAGAGTGTAA comes from Ficedula albicollis isolate OC2 chromosome 8, FicAlb1.5, whole genome shotgun sequence and encodes:
- the TMEM125 gene encoding transmembrane protein 125: MPELAELSSPRTPADADHIQRNILEEHVELWWFQDPKKSILCYGMAVVLILACGIGGIILLYSTSSRSGEWRLAVGTTLCLLALLVLLKQLLSSAIQDMNCIRSRDQIELLKSGGFSDCLVLLLSALVLLVCGVVLTILSTTTMQLSPARPLASMFTSGVILLTAGSAILLCLLLYLLCTSCRRAAPRSLETGEIHVFTISGRLAGNRRLPPTSSMANLI
- the C8H1orf210 gene encoding type III endosome membrane protein TEMP; translated protein: MAPTCLLCWVCSLLCVWPVVMGHPCSLDHQGWADCSGKSLQHAPSSLPRNITSLDLSFNSLVMPHHRTLLKHFPSLHSLNLSSNAKLTLSPAIFSNLVMLRLLDLSSCGITYIHMDTFKGLGNLHTLLLRNNSLQELDVPFLLPLKALFHLDLRHNALVSVDTWSLQLMESVPRVRLEGNPWVCDCHAHPLQQWLQRRRAVQVTCVSPPGLRGQEIAALDSQDLGCQIKQRFARELNTTQQITVTENNTTALPAVKGGRSWPYLVGFIVTAIGISILIALAAKCKLAHKNFASYRHRPLPEISSIGGSPMEDTSSWDRGSIPDAADLQAEDDDGFIEDNYIQPSEQLPTKEERELHRSV